In Dehalococcoidia bacterium, one genomic interval encodes:
- a CDS encoding type II toxin-antitoxin system PemK/MazF family toxin produces the protein MVKRGEIYWVDWDPGRGSEQTGIRPALIVQNDVGNDYSPSTIVAALTTAPMKPYPFAVPVTAKESGLPKDSVINLSSILTIDKERLMERCGSLPTGRMTQVDFALKKSLGLK, from the coding sequence ATGGTAAAGCGAGGTGAAATCTACTGGGTTGACTGGGACCCCGGGCGTGGGAGCGAGCAGACGGGAATACGCCCCGCGCTCATCGTTCAAAACGACGTCGGCAACGACTATTCGCCTTCGACAATCGTAGCCGCCCTGACCACCGCGCCGATGAAGCCCTATCCATTCGCGGTGCCTGTCACCGCCAAGGAAAGCGGGCTGCCCAAGGACAGCGTCATCAATCTGTCCTCTATTCTCACCATAGACAAGGAACGGCTGATGGAACGCTGCGGCTCGCTGCCCACGGGACGCATGACGCAGGTGGACTTTGCGCTGAAGAAGAGCCTAGGATTGAAGTAA
- a CDS encoding DUF6364 family protein, giving the protein MTTATKVTISLPYALLERVNEIAKKKRVSRSQVIANLLDKELAELEREQMIEGYRAFAKENKEFAKRALPLAREVLPEWK; this is encoded by the coding sequence ATGACCACGGCGACGAAAGTAACGATCTCTCTGCCTTATGCTCTCCTTGAGAGAGTCAATGAAATCGCTAAAAAGAAACGGGTGTCGCGCAGCCAGGTTATCGCCAACCTGCTGGACAAGGAGTTGGCGGAGCTTGAACGAGAGCAGATGATCGAGGGCTACCGCGCGTTCGCAAAGGAAAACAAGGAGTTTGCGAAGCGCGCGCTGCCGCTGGCGCGTGAAGTGTTGCCGGAGTGGAAGTAG
- a CDS encoding DNA alkylation repair protein: protein MVRTRDAMQYADVIARLRSFANADNVAGMARFGINPANTLGVSIPSLRKLAREAGRDHTLALRLWRSGVHEARILAAFVDDPARVTPAQMERWALEFDSWDVCDQVCSNLFDRTPFAYGKAMAWAQRDEEFVRRAGFALMAALSVHDELAPDATFEPFFALIVAGATDERNYVKKAVNWALRQIGKRNAALRARAIAVAERVRRLDSRTARWVASDALRELRRRRMGI, encoded by the coding sequence ATGGTCCGCACGCGAGACGCCATGCAGTACGCCGACGTCATCGCCCGCCTGCGCTCCTTCGCCAACGCCGACAACGTCGCGGGCATGGCGCGCTTCGGCATCAACCCCGCGAACACCCTCGGCGTCTCCATCCCATCGCTCCGCAAGCTCGCCCGCGAGGCGGGCCGCGACCACACCCTCGCGCTCCGCCTCTGGCGCTCCGGCGTCCACGAGGCGCGCATCCTCGCCGCCTTCGTGGACGACCCCGCGCGCGTCACCCCGGCGCAGATGGAGCGCTGGGCGCTCGAATTCGATTCGTGGGACGTGTGCGACCAGGTGTGCAGCAACCTGTTCGACAGGACGCCTTTCGCCTACGGGAAGGCGATGGCGTGGGCGCAACGCGACGAGGAGTTCGTGCGGCGCGCAGGGTTCGCGCTGATGGCGGCACTGTCGGTGCACGACGAGCTCGCGCCGGACGCGACGTTCGAGCCATTCTTCGCGCTGATTGTGGCGGGCGCGACGGACGAGCGGAACTACGTGAAGAAGGCGGTGAACTGGGCGCTGCGGCAGATAGGGAAGCGGAACGCGGCGCTGCGGGCGCGGGCCATCGCCGTCGCGGAGCGGGTGCGGCGGCTCGACTCGCGGACCGCGCGCTGGGTGGCGAGCGACGCGCTGCGCGAGCTAAGGAGGCGGCGGATGGGGATTTGA